In Phaseolus vulgaris cultivar G19833 chromosome 7, P. vulgaris v2.0, whole genome shotgun sequence, the genomic stretch AGAAACTGCACTGGACATCCTCGAAAAGGAGCCAAAGGGGTATGTTATTCTGGATGCTTATGGTGGAAAGATGCATAATATAAGCAATGATGCAATTGCTTTTCCCCACAGAAGAGGAAACCTGTTTACAATACAGTACCTGATCTATTGGAAAGAAGCTGACAAAGAGAAAAGCAGTGATTATGTAGATTGGATAAGAGGGTTCTATGATGCTATGAGTCCCTTTGTTTCATCTGCTCCAAGGGCTGCATATATTAATTACATGGACTTTGACCTTGGAGTGAGGAAGAGGATAAGAAGTTATGGTGATGTGGAAGATGGTGTTGAAAATGCAAGGGATTGGGGTGAAAAGTACTTCCTCAGTAACTACGACAGACTGGTAAGGGTGAAGACTATGGTTGATCCTAACAACGTTTTCACCAATGAACAAGGCATTCCTCCTTTATCTTTAGCCTCTCCCAGTTTCAAAGCGCAGAACAAATAAATGATGCTAGATTTGTAAATGGgactattatatatatttgagtTGTGTAATGTCACTGTCATCCCATGCATAAGTGCACAAAATCCAAAGAGTGGGCTTCAAAATCGATGATAGTCAGATAAAAGTTGAATAGTTTGGTTGAAGACTAGAAATGAAATATCTCCCAATATCCTTTTTCTTTTAGCAATGTATCCctattataaatgtttattaCAATATCCATACAAAAGTAAGAgacaagaagaaaagagaaaaaaaatattataaatttagagattaaaatacaaaatgtaACATATATCACATTAACACCATAATCAACATCAAGTCAATTATTGTTATTGACGTTAacttttattaacaatagaTACTAAAACAGATGTAAAATTACTTGAATAAAGATtaagatatattatttttaaaaatcgaGACTAAATTTTTATGGATATGAGAAATAAATCATGAATATTACAAAGTCCCATTAAGTGGAGGGATTTGGGAAAGGGAACTCAATAACGTTCTTTTTCTCGAATTTTCCTGACAGCCATGGAGAGTATGATATGTTTAGGATCTTCAGAAAATGGGCCAGAGTGAAAGAGGTGTTTATCTCCAGACGGCCAAATAGGTGTGGAAGAAGATATGGTTTTGTGAGATTTTATCCTATCCCTAATGAGGCCAAGCTGGAAAAGCAATTGGATCGGATTTACATTGGCAACTTTAAACTATACGTTAACTTTCCAAAATATAGGAGAGCAGAGAGCAAAGTCAAGAAGGGGAAGCCAAGTACATCTAGAAATGCTATCTCTCGAGCTAGGAGCCCTCAAGGTAAGATGAAGGAGAAGGCGGTTTGGCACGAACACAGAACAGTCCGAAAAGGTGAGACTCAGAAACCTAAACAGTCCTACGTTGAGGTTGTACGTAAGTCTTTAAAAGGTAGATGGTCTGGCCCTGCTTTTGAAACAACGTCAAATGCACCGTCGTGGCTGGTTTCGAGTGTAGTTGGATGGATGTCTTCTAACATCTCTTTCGATACCTTGAGCAAAGAGTTTGTCAATGGGGGAATGAGCAGAGTTAAACTTAGATTTATGGGTGATAATCTAGTGCTTCTAACACCCAAAGATGGTGATAGAATGGATGACATCATTAAACTTAACAACGAATGGTTTGTCTCCCTTTTTGATGATACTGAGCCCTGGTCTGAATCCTGCGTAGCAGGGCATAAAATAGTCTGGGTAAGGTGTTATGGAATCCCATTAACCTTGTGGAACGAACAATGCTTCTCGAAGGTGGTTGGAGAAGTAGCGTCCCTGGTTAAAATTGATGAGTCTACTCGACTGTGGGAGAACTTGGAGTATGCTCGTCTGCATGTTAGGTTACCCAAAGCATGCAAAGTTGATATGGTGAAGGAATTCATGATTAATGAGCAGCTCTGTAATATTGTCATCACAGAAGAGATACCCAGTAAAGAAAGAGGAGAATGTTCATGTCACGACGACCGCTATGCTTCATCTGACAGTATTTCGTCCTCGGACACCGTAGTGGAGGAAACCTACCATTTTGGAAGGTCGTCCGATGAAGGAGACGATCTCAAATGTGTCGGTATGCAACGGGACAAGGTACCCGAGGTGGTGGGGCAGACTCCAACCTCGATACCAACAAATTGGAAGTTTATAGAGAATAAGGCTCTGAGTGATAAGGGGTGTCAGTCTAAAGGTggtttttctttccttaataTGGCAAAATGTGTGCAAGGAGGGTCTGAAGGAGGGGCAGCTAAGCCGTCAACCAAGTCAACGAAGCTTGCAAAGTGATTCAGGATACGCTGGCTAACCTAATGGAAGGGGCCTATGGGTATGGGTGCAATTCCTTAGCTACTGGGATTAAGCAAGGTGAGGCCCAATCAACTAAGAGTGGTACGgttagcaaagaagagaatgtaAGGGGCCCAACGTCAGGAAGCAAAGGGGAAAAAATGTCTCTGCGTTGCGGTAAGGTAGGTTCCATTACCATGTCTTCGGCAACTCCTCAACGTACAAGGGAAGATGGGGATCACTGTGACGTGTCGAAAACGCAAGAGTGCGATTCCGATGTAAACCCATGCCATGCAATCCGCCGTCGCAACAAGGGTGAGGGATCGTCTTCGGGGAGCTCGGATCCCCAATCAAGCGGAAGCGTAAAGTGGTGCAAGACGACCAACGATGAAGAAACAAATGCTGAACACGAGGCTTCATCTAATGGAGTAAGGGGTTGCAAGTCATCACCAGAATTCCGAAGGCTACGGTCTACGCGGGGGCACGACACGCAAACTGCTTAACCAAAGTGGAGGTCGAATGGGGGAGTAGGATCACTCCATCATGGGGTAAACTCTTCTTCGAGGCTTAGCCTTTGTTCCTTTGCGGAATCGAGTACTGATATTCACCATTGCAATGACCGGTTCAACCTGGAAATCAAGGATGCCGAATCCGTTAGAATTTGGGAGTTGGGACGCAATCTAGGAATGGAGTGCTCAGGGGGGAGGGGAATTTGGTTGGAGAACTGGACCGTTTAGAGGTAAGGGACAAGGATGATAaagaggtttctcgggtgggtAGTGTGAAGGAGTTACCATGATTATAGTCAACCTTAACATCAGAGGGTTGGGAGGGGGGACGAAAGCAAGGTATCTGAGCCACCTTGTGATTAAGGAGGGTGCTGATTTTCTCTGCCTGCAGGAAACGAAATCCTCCTCTTTTTCAGATGTCAGATGTTTTCTTTTGTGGGGAAGTTGTAACATTGGTTGGGTCCACCATAAAGGGATTAACGGGGCAAGAAGTATGATAACAATGTGGAATAAGGAAGCTTTCGAATATGGCAGCCATGTTGTAGGTACTGGCTTTATTGCTATTGTGGGCTATCACCTCGAAGCAAAACGACATTGTGTGGTGGTAAATGTTTATGCAGCGTGTAATATAAAGGACAAAATCCTTCTGTGGGAAACTTTAACGACGTTCAAGCAATCACACTAGAACTTGGCCTGGTGTTTATGTGGTGATTCCAATGCCGTAAGGATGGCCGAGGAGAGGAAAGGGATTAGAGGTCATTCAAGTCAAAAGAAGGAGATGGAAGGTTTTAACAACTTTATTGAAACCAATGGTTGGGTGGACATTTCGTGTGTAGGGAAAAAGTTTACTTGGTTTAAAGCAAACGGCACTACAAATAGTAGACTAGATAGATTTCTGGTCTCTGAAGAGTCACTTCAAATTTGGCTGGCAGCCAAACAGTATGTGCAACAGAGAGTCGTTTCGGATCACTGCGCTCTAGTTTTAAAATCATGTACTAAAGATTGGGGGCCAAAACCTTTCAGAACCTTTGATGTGTGGTTAAAGGAACCGGGGTTTACGGCAATGATAAAGGGTAAGTGGGAATTGTATCAGGTGGAAGGTAATAGTATATCTGTACTCAAAGAAAAGTTGAAACTCTTAAAGGCGGATCTTAAAGTGTGGAGCAGAAGTGTGTTTGGTTGTGTGGAATCTGATAAGAGACGTATTGAGATGGAAATTGAGAATCTGGACGGGGAGGACAACATTTATGCTTTAGAGGACGAGGGGAGGTTGAGAAGGTTGGAATTGTTCAGTCAACTGGGGATTGTTTAGAATTTGAATTGTACAGGCAAAAAGCAAGAGTGAATTGGCTTAAACATGGGGACTTCAACTCTAAATTTGTCCATTCCGCGATTCGTTGGAGAAGGCTAAAAAATGAGGTCAAAGGTGTTGAGGTTGACTCtcaatggtgtgaggaaccgGAAGTTGTaagtgttgggtttaatagtgccaaagttctagagggggggtgaattgatcTTTTAAAAGTTTCTCGCAGAACCAGTATTTTTCACAGTgtatagaaaataaatcgatttatttgaaattgaacagatttattttggcactgtttgtgtttgaaaagcgtttagACAGTCaagttaatcacaagattatgcagatcgattttccagatacacacacactgatataatgaagaaaaacagtgaatcacaaaaacaacaagcttcaattttaagcaagtgattaaggttcaattgatagcttgacaattacttgagtaacctatcacaatcaatctgtTTCGATGGCTTTTTAATAGGTTATTTATGTTCTTCttaaaatcaaacagttttccagaaattaagaacagtatgtcACAAGcccaaaaagaacaaatttatttcttgacagtttaacagttatgaagaaatttaagtgcagagattaagggagaatgaacacaaggcaattatactggttcactcaactgagctacatccagtctttacctaaaccaaggtgaaattcactaaatcacaattcaaacaaacacaaatcccactgttcttgaaccctacaagaacttaggtacacttgctgaaaaaccctatttcagcacacacactcttcaagaaaccctatcaggaagagtgtacaaccaaacttttactagaaaagaaatgtgaaacaactacacctgattgaggatgcagaaatctTCCTTAAAcgagtagaacagattgctagaacagtagcagcacctctcaccaagcttttggaaccaaacaagaacaatcactttttgattttcgaaatctttcaagaacagatgctaattctttgtaaatccttaattctctgatgcaaaacttgttttttcaaTTGTATGATTGAtttttaaactcagaaacaagttttctttttatagaaaaccaacttataacatatttttgaaaaacagttaaagctgttataaatgaacagattgaaaataaaatgaacagatctattttcaaaaagcagttagagaatttgttatgtgaggagacttagtcagccattctggtgcagggacaaaactgaaaaccgtttaagattgacatggcaccagagtaaaaaagaatctattcaattacagatgaacaaatttatttttcaaaacgataaca encodes the following:
- the LOC137828676 gene encoding uncharacterized protein, whose amino-acid sequence is MFRIFRKWARVKEVFISRRPNRCGRRYGFVRFYPIPNEAKLEKQLDRIYIGNFKLYVNFPKYRRAESKVKKGKPSTSRNAISRARSPQGKMKEKAVWHEHRTVRKGETQKPKQSYVEVVRKSLKGRWSGPAFETTSNAPSWLVSSVVGWMSSNISFDTLSKEFVNGGMSRVKLRFMGDNLVLLTPKDGDRMDDIIKLNNEWFVSLFDDTEPWSESCVAGHKIVWVRCYGIPLTLWNEQCFSKVVGEVASLVKIDESTRLWENLEYARLHVRLPKACKVDMVKEFMINEQLCNIVITEEIPSKERGECSCHDDRYASSDSISSSDTVVEETYHFGRSSDEGDDLKCVGMQRDKFIENKALSDKGCQSKGGFSFLNMAKCVQGGSEGGAAKPSTKSTKLAK